The Lagenorhynchus albirostris chromosome 6, mLagAlb1.1, whole genome shotgun sequence genome includes a window with the following:
- the LOC132521791 gene encoding signal peptidase complex catalytic subunit SEC11C-like: protein MIWKGLIVLTGSESPIMVVLSGGMEPAFHRGNLLFLTNFREDPVRDGEIVVFKVEGQDIPTVHRVIKVHKKDNGDIKFLTKGGNNEVDNRGLYKEGQNWLEKKDVVGRARGFLPYVGMLTIIMNNSQNSSMLFWL, encoded by the coding sequence ATGATCTGGAAAGGCCTGATCGTCCTCACTGGCAGCGAGAGTCCCATCATGGTGGTGCTGAGTGGCGGCATGGAGCCAGCCTTCCACAGGGGCAACCTTCTGTTCCTGACAAATTTCCGGGAAGACCCGGTTAGAGATGGTGAAATCGTTGTTTTTAAAGTAGAAGGACAAGACATTCCAACAGTGCACAGAGTAATCAAAGTTCATAAAAAAGATAATGGAGACATCAAATTTCTGACTAAAGGAGGTAATAATGAAGTTGACAATAGAGGCTTGTACAAAGAAGGCCAGAACTGGCTGGAAAAGAAGGATGTGGTGGGGAGAGCCAGAGGGTTTTTACCATATGTTGGTATGCTCACCATTATAATGAACAACTCCCAAAATTCAAGTATGCTCTTTTGGCTGTAA